The following are encoded together in the Girardinichthys multiradiatus isolate DD_20200921_A chromosome X, DD_fGirMul_XY1, whole genome shotgun sequence genome:
- the LOC124862748 gene encoding chitobiosyldiphosphodolichol beta-mannosyltransferase-like isoform X1, with translation MATRGSTVALLAVLAVVFAGLPSYFVTDSGLTCPGVCLAVVAGILLTCLRRLRQRDGGSDRRVCVLVLGDIGRSPRMQYHALSLSKHGYQVTFVGFLDSKPHQDVLSEEKIRIVAISEVKGVQAGPKLLTYVTKTIVQSAQILHVLLSMELQAHILMQNPPGLPGVAVAWVVCVLRGSTFIIDWHNYGYTIMALSLGASHPVVRLAKWYEHLFGPLASHSLCVTNAMKGDLLKNWGIKATTLYDRPASIFRETPLDLQHELFVRLAESHPQFRATGSDLKEMEAETTVFTVRNLGNGDVTLRLDRPALLISSTSWTEDEDFSILLKALEEYEDFIRGGASLPSLVCVITGKGPQKEHYKKLISSLNLEHVKICTPWLEAEDYPLLLGSADLGVCLHKSSSGLDLPMKVVDMFGCCLPVCAIQFDCLQELVKHEENGLIFRDSAELAEQLKSLLSEFPSSDGRLGTFRSNLRASRGQRWEDNWDQNVLPLLAAHR, from the exons ATGGCGACGCGCGGTTCCACCGTGGCGCTGCTCGCGGTCCTTGCTGTCGTTTTTGCGGGTTTACCTTCGTATTTTGTGACAGACTCCGGTTTAACCTGTCCGGGTGTTTGTCTGGCTGTTGTTGCCGGGATCCTGTTAACGTGTTTGCGGAGGCTGCGGCAGCGGGACGGCGGTTCGGACCGGCGGGTGTGCGTGCTGGTGTTGGGGGACATCGGACGCAGTCCTCGGATGCAGTATCACGCCTTGTCCCTCAGCAAACACGGATACCAGGTCACCTTTGTGGGGTTTTTAG aCTCCAAGCCTCATCAGGACGTGTTGAGTGAGGAGAAGATCCGGATAGTTGCCATCTCTGAGGTGAAAGGCGTTCAAG CTGGACCCAAACTCCTGACATACGTAACGAAGACGATCGTTCAGTCTGCGCAGATTCTTCACGTTCTGCTGTCGATGGAGCTGCAGGCCCACATCCTGATGCAG AATCCTCCTGGGCTGCCCGGGGTTGCAGTGGCGTGGGTCGTGTGCGTCCTGCGCGGCAGCACATTCATTATCGACTGGCACAACTACGGCTACACCATCATGGCTCTGAGCCTCGGAGCGTCGCATCCTGTGGTCCGACTCGCTAAGTG gTACGAGCACCTTTTTGGTCCTCTGGCCTCTCACAGTCTGTGTGTGACGAACGCCATGAAGGGGGACTTGCTGAAAAACTGGGGGATCAA GGCGACCACTCTGTACGACCGACCGGCCTCCATCTTCAGAGAGACTCCTCTGGATCTGCAGCACGAGCTCTTCGTCAGACTGGCCGAGTCTCACCCGCAGTTCAGAGCCACAGG GTCTGACTTGAAGGAAATGGAGGCAGAGACGACTGTATTCACCGTCCGTAACCTGGGCAACGGCGACGTGACTCTGAGGTTGGATCGACCGGCTCTGCTGATCAGCAGCACCAGCTGGACAG agGATGAAGATTTCTCCATCCTGCTGAAAGCTCTGGAAG AGTATGAAGACTTCATCAGAGGAGGAGCGTCGTTACCGTCCTTGGTCTGCGTGATCACAG gGAAAGGTCCACAGAAGGAACACTACAAGAAGCTCATCAGCTCTTTGAATTTAGAGCACGTGAAGATCTGCACGCCGTGGCTGGAGGCTGAAGACTACCCGCTCTTGTTGG GTTCAGCAGACCTGGGAGTTTGTCTCCACAAGTCATCCAGCGGTTTGGACCTGCCCATGAAGGTGGTGGACATGTTTGGCTGCTGTCTTCCCGTCTGCGCCATCCAATTTGACTG CTTACAGGAGCTGGTGAAGCACGAAGAGAACGGCCTGATCTTCAGAGACTCTGCAGAGCTCGCAGAGCAGCTGAAG TCCCTCCTCTCAGAGTTTCCCAGTTCAGACGGCAGATTGGGAACTTTCAGGAGCAACCTGCGTGCCAGCAGGGGGCAGCGCTGGGAGGATAACTGGGACCAGAACGTCCTGCCTTTGTTGGCAGCTCACAGATGA
- the LOC124862748 gene encoding chitobiosyldiphosphodolichol beta-mannosyltransferase-like isoform X2, which yields MATRGSTVALLAVLAVVFAGLPSYFVTDSGLTCPGVCLAVVAGILLTCLRRLRQRDGGSDRRVCVLVLGDIGRSPRMQYHALSLSKHGYQVTFVGFLDSKPHQDVLSEEKIRIVAISEVKGVQAGPKLLTYVTKTIVQSAQILHVLLSMELQAHILMQNPPGLPGVAVAWVVCVLRGSTFIIDWHNYGYTIMALSLGASHPVVRLAKWYEHLFGPLASHSLCVTNAMKGDLLKNWGIKATTLYDRPASIFRETPLDLQHELFVRLAESHPQFRATGSDLKEMEAETTVFTVRNLGNGDVTLRLDRPALLISSTSWTEDEDFSILLKALEEYEDFIRGGASLPSLVCVITGKGPQKEHYKKLISSLNLEHVKICTPWLEAEDYPLLLGSADLGVCLHKSSSGLDLPMKVVDMFGCCLPVCAIQFDW from the exons ATGGCGACGCGCGGTTCCACCGTGGCGCTGCTCGCGGTCCTTGCTGTCGTTTTTGCGGGTTTACCTTCGTATTTTGTGACAGACTCCGGTTTAACCTGTCCGGGTGTTTGTCTGGCTGTTGTTGCCGGGATCCTGTTAACGTGTTTGCGGAGGCTGCGGCAGCGGGACGGCGGTTCGGACCGGCGGGTGTGCGTGCTGGTGTTGGGGGACATCGGACGCAGTCCTCGGATGCAGTATCACGCCTTGTCCCTCAGCAAACACGGATACCAGGTCACCTTTGTGGGGTTTTTAG aCTCCAAGCCTCATCAGGACGTGTTGAGTGAGGAGAAGATCCGGATAGTTGCCATCTCTGAGGTGAAAGGCGTTCAAG CTGGACCCAAACTCCTGACATACGTAACGAAGACGATCGTTCAGTCTGCGCAGATTCTTCACGTTCTGCTGTCGATGGAGCTGCAGGCCCACATCCTGATGCAG AATCCTCCTGGGCTGCCCGGGGTTGCAGTGGCGTGGGTCGTGTGCGTCCTGCGCGGCAGCACATTCATTATCGACTGGCACAACTACGGCTACACCATCATGGCTCTGAGCCTCGGAGCGTCGCATCCTGTGGTCCGACTCGCTAAGTG gTACGAGCACCTTTTTGGTCCTCTGGCCTCTCACAGTCTGTGTGTGACGAACGCCATGAAGGGGGACTTGCTGAAAAACTGGGGGATCAA GGCGACCACTCTGTACGACCGACCGGCCTCCATCTTCAGAGAGACTCCTCTGGATCTGCAGCACGAGCTCTTCGTCAGACTGGCCGAGTCTCACCCGCAGTTCAGAGCCACAGG GTCTGACTTGAAGGAAATGGAGGCAGAGACGACTGTATTCACCGTCCGTAACCTGGGCAACGGCGACGTGACTCTGAGGTTGGATCGACCGGCTCTGCTGATCAGCAGCACCAGCTGGACAG agGATGAAGATTTCTCCATCCTGCTGAAAGCTCTGGAAG AGTATGAAGACTTCATCAGAGGAGGAGCGTCGTTACCGTCCTTGGTCTGCGTGATCACAG gGAAAGGTCCACAGAAGGAACACTACAAGAAGCTCATCAGCTCTTTGAATTTAGAGCACGTGAAGATCTGCACGCCGTGGCTGGAGGCTGAAGACTACCCGCTCTTGTTGG GTTCAGCAGACCTGGGAGTTTGTCTCCACAAGTCATCCAGCGGTTTGGACCTGCCCATGAAGGTGGTGGACATGTTTGGCTGCTGTCTTCCCGTCTGCGCCATCCAATTTGACTGGTGA
- the LOC124862495 gene encoding UPF0764 protein C16orf89 homolog: ISNVGISGNIFFTFPVWGFRCKICTFLVCFQFYTKNKVWHSFVIRYELAKLNINNLIICDGPPDVKADPPPLRGQQTICPPGYCLTVCPGASRLQRNMRTAALLPAAALALFAAALCATRAEVIDDILGSLSRGVSFLERQHEHINLDGAVGFVMMQAELKEAVQTWPHTDSVSWAQRTTTVALLNRLDQSLEKAVTALKLNDPKYYREFEPLLTSTFWMIPQEWRSTDPSLVYPSTLTSECYDEQLSDKCLTLLLGTWKMNGTPCIVTKPCRDTMTHFGCPHYSLSHQLLYFMIGRMRGCNNLLKGDTRASRTNMTEQNYQDIFCSNMMKANQDIIANGLTEQTVDIFIENIMICGLVGFSDFHKTDWLQHILRLQDDEVGCFGRDKSFVSQVIGDELLEQLQPHRRVKRREKILPDGCSSHMTAVAVGALGGYLNFHLTEQDITKRPLS, translated from the exons ATATCTAATGTTGGAATTTCAGGGAATATCTTCTTTACCTTTCCTGTTTGGGGTTTCAGGTGTAAGATTTGTACTTTTCTCGTGTGTTTTcagttctacacaaaaaataaagtttggcaTTCATTTGTTATTCGTTATGAGTTAGCTAAACTGAATATTAATAATTTGATCATATGTGATGGTCCGCCTGACGTCAAAGCTGACCCACCCCCTCTGAGAGGACAGCAGACCATCTGTCCTCCTGGTTATTGTCTCACCGTCTGTCCCGGAGCCTCCAGGCTGCAGAGGAACATGCGGACAGCGGCGCTCCTACCGGCCGCGGCGCTGGCTCTGTTTGCCGCAGCGCTGTGCGCCACACGGGCCGAGGTGATCGATGACATCCTGGGCAGCCTCTCCCGCGGCGTGTCCTTCCTGGAGCGGCAGCATGAGCACATCAACCTGGACGGGGCGGTGGGCTTCGTCATGATGCAGG CTGAGctgaaggaagcagtccagacTTGGCCTCACACAGACTCGGTCAGCTGGGCTCAGAGGACCACCACAGTCGCTCTGCTGAATCGTCTCGATCAAAGCCTGGAAAAGGCTGTCACCGCTTTGAAGCTGAATGACCCCAAATACTACAGAG agTTTGAGCCCCTGCTGACTTCGACGTTTTGGATGATTCCTCAGGAATGGCGCTCCACAGATCCCAGTCTGGTTTATCCCTCCACCTTGACATCCGAGTGTTATGATGAGCAGCTCAGCGATAAGTGCCTGACGCTGCTGCTGGGGACCTG GAAGATGAACGGGACGCCCTGCATTGTCACCAAACCCTGCCGGGACACCATGACTCATTTTGGTTGTCCACATTACTCTCTGTCCCACCAGCTCCTCTACTTTATGATTGGCCGAATG AGAGGGTGTAACAACTTGTTGAAAGGTGACACTCGAGCATCCCGAACCAACATGACTGAACAAAACTACCAAGACATCTTCTGCTCCAACATGATGAAGGCCAACCAGGACATCATCGCTAATGGTTTAACCGAACAAACGGTCGACATCTTCATTGAAAACA TCATGATTTGTGGATTAGTTGGTTTCTCTGACTTCCACAAAACCGACTGGCTGCAGCACATTCTCAGGCTGCAAGACGATGAAGTCGGCTGTTTCGGGAGGGACA AGAGCTTCGTCTCCCAGGTTATTGGAGATGAGCTTCTGGAGCAGCTGCAGCCTCACAGGAGAGTAAAACGGAGGGAGAAGATACTTCCAG ATGGCTGTTCCAGTCACATGACGGCGGTGGCGGTCGGCGCTCTGGGAGGATACCTGAACTTCCATCTGACAGAGCAGGACATAACGAAGAGGCCTCTGTCCTGA